Proteins from one Amphiura filiformis unplaced genomic scaffold, Afil_fr2py scaffold_329, whole genome shotgun sequence genomic window:
- the LOC140145493 gene encoding uncharacterized protein — translation MPHKMKLEFECMWKKVLTEKFNVIAVGKLFRQTTGGLVVGCEDGVIRLYHLPASSNVDAQLQLKLCLETKGGPLQSLVLDDVTKFGSTDVISGDSRGTVTIFCNGQILNRQSVSGYSVNCLQVDKNATGNLSIVCGDSGGNLNALLPYSQVWKCQLGADSAQAATKSPSVKCLLAATLASSSGQASNYVLAGDDCKMLHFLQQGTTVHRIQTPAVVTAMCCGQWLTKDEVDVADTRPGVVSQVALGGHDGSVYIMSNFQVHVIQYCNVLLPITQLSRLPSIHGDDLDLLLVAGHFSSVFLYHAKQLICKCEVPDWVNTMTVADIDHDGNEEVIVGCQDQTICALKLR, via the exons GCAAACAACTGGAGGACTTGTGGTTGGTTGTGAGGATGGTGTGATCAGGTTATATCATCTTCCTGCAAGTAGTAACGTTGATGCACAGTTACAG TTGAAACTTTGCTTGGAAACAAAAGGCGGTCCATTGCAGTCATTGGTACTTGATGATGTTACAAAGTTTGGCTCAACTGATGTGATATCAGGAGACTCAAGAGGAACTGTCACTATATTCTGCAATGGTCAGATTCTTAACAGGCAGAGTGTCTCTGGATATAGCGTTAATTGCCTACAGGTGGACAAAAATGCAA CTGGCAACCTGAGTATAGTATGTGGAGATAGTGGTGGAAACCTGAATGCTCTGTTACCCTACAGTCAAGTCTGGAAATGTCAACTTGGTGCTGACAGTGCACAG GCTGCAACCAAGTCACCATCTGTCAAATGTCTTTTAGCTGCTACATTAGCAAGTTCATCAGGTCAAGCATCCAATTATGTGTTAGCAGGAGATGACTGCAAGATGCTACATTTTCTGCAGCAAGGAACCACTGTGCACAGAATACAGACACCTGCTGTGGTGACAGCT ATGTGTTGTGGTCAGTGGCTGACCAAGGATGAAGTAGATGTTGCTGATACAAGACCAGGAGTAGTCAGCCAAGTTGCCCTGGGTGGTCATGATGGCTCTGTGTACATTATGAGCAATTTTCAG GTTCATGTTATCCAGTATTGCAATGTCCTTCTACCAATCACCCAGTTGTCACGGTTACCATCAATACATGGAGACGATCTTGACTTGCTTCTAGTAGCTGGACACTTCAGCTCAGTGTTTCTATATCATGCTAAACAG TTAATCTGCAAGTGTGAAGTGCCAGACTGGGTAAATACTATGACTGTTGCTGATATTGACCATGATGGAAATGAAGAAGTTATTGTAGGCTGTCAAGATCAGACTATATGTGCACTCAAGCTCAGATGA